Part of the Arthrobacter globiformis genome is shown below.
TCCGTAGATGGACACCCAGAGGGCGCCGCCGGCGAACATGGTCCGCCACATCTCGCCGCCTTCGAGGCCCCGGATGCCGGTCCACTGGATCGAGCCGTGCGCCTCGACGAAGACCCAGACAGCCAGCAGGATCATCGTCAGCAGGATGACCGGACCGGCGAAGGCCTCGTACTTACGGATCATCTCCATGCCGAAGCTGACGATCACGAGCTGCACAATCCACAGCCCAACAAAGGAGATCCAGCCCAGCGTGGACAGGCCGAGGATGGAATTGGTGTCCAGGTCCTGAAGGGACGGGACCATGGCCACCAGCATCACCCGGAGCACCACCGAGGCAAGGAACGTCTGGATCCCGAACCACGCAACCGCCACCGCGCCGCGCAGCAGGCTAGCGAGCTGGGCACCGCGGATGCCGAAACTGATGCGGCTCATGACGGGAAACGGAACGCCCGTTTTCTGCCCCATGAAACCAGAGAAGCTGAGCAGTACGAAGAGGAAGACCGCGCCGATGGCCAGGGCCATCAGGATCTGCCAGCCCCCGAGGCCGAGGGAAAAGAGTCCGACGGCGAACGCGTAATTGCCGAGGCTGTGCACGTCGTTCGCCCAGAGGGTGAAGATGCTGTACGCCGTCCAGCGGCGCCCTTGCCGCTTGGTCGGTGCGAGGTCGGTGTTGTAGAGGGCCGGGCTGATGTCGCGGCCGGCGGCGGCGCTGGCCGTCTCGCACAGGGCGTCGACGCCGGAGGCGGGATGGACCGGCTGGCCCGACAACGGCGTCGGCCCGTCCGTTTCGACGCCGACTGAAGGGGTCGTCTGCATCTGGTTCTCCAGTTTCTGGGATTTTCGCGGTGGTGAGCCCTCGATCGGTCGATCGTGGATCGTCCGATTATCGCTGTTATTCCACATTGCGAAATAAACTTGTTGAATAGTGAAATCATCGTATGACCCACATCACTATCCGGTCAAGGTGCGCGCCAGCCCGGGGCGGTCACAATTCGCCCGTTGGCTCAACGACGAGCCAGCGCCACCAAGAGTGATATCGGCGTTTGACCTGAGTCCGACGCTCCGGATAATCTCGAAGAGCAAGAATGTTTTCTCATAATACGAAAACATGGGCCCAAACATTCAAAGATGAAACGAGGCTGCCGTGGCTGCAGGAGAAGATACCTCCCATATCCTCAGCGGGTTGACTAACCAGCTGCCTGATCGTGATCCGGAAGAGACCGCCGAGTGGGTTGAGTCCCTGGATGCGCTGATCAGGGAACAGGGCACGGAGCGTGCCCAATACATCATGCGCAGTCTCCTGCAGCGTGCCGGCGCGCAGAGCGTCGGGGTTCCGATGGTGACCACCACGGATTATGTGAACACGATCCCGGTGGACCAGGAAGCAGAGTTCCCGGGCAACGAGGAGTACGAGCGCCGGTACCGGGCGTACATGCGCTGGAACGCCGCGGTGATGGTGCACCGGGCGCAGCGGCCCGAGATCGGGGTGGGCGGACACATCTCCACCTACGCCGGCGCCGCGACCCTGTACGAGGTCGGGTTCAACCACTTCTTCCGCGGCAAGGACCACCCGGGCGGCGGGGACCAGGTG
Proteins encoded:
- a CDS encoding NCS1 family nucleobase:cation symporter-1; translated protein: MQTTPSVGVETDGPTPLSGQPVHPASGVDALCETASAAAGRDISPALYNTDLAPTKRQGRRWTAYSIFTLWANDVHSLGNYAFAVGLFSLGLGGWQILMALAIGAVFLFVLLSFSGFMGQKTGVPFPVMSRISFGIRGAQLASLLRGAVAVAWFGIQTFLASVVLRVMLVAMVPSLQDLDTNSILGLSTLGWISFVGLWIVQLVIVSFGMEMIRKYEAFAGPVILLTMILLAVWVFVEAHGSIQWTGIRGLEGGEMWRTMFAGGALWVSIYGTFVLNFCDFTRSAVSKKSIVRGNFWGIPINMLLFGAIVVVLAGGQYKINGTIIETPSQIVQSIPNTLFLVLACLAILILTIAVNLMANFVAPVYALTNLFPKRLNFRRAAWVSGTIGLVILPWNLYNNPLVIVYFLGGLGALLGPLFGVVMADYWLLRRGRVNVPELYSEDPAGAYFYKRGVNPRAIIALVPAAVLAILVAFLPVFAAAAPFAWFFGAGVGALCYYVIADRKQRFEDADGEAIAVASTH